A window of the Chaetodon trifascialis isolate fChaTrf1 chromosome 9, fChaTrf1.hap1, whole genome shotgun sequence genome harbors these coding sequences:
- the vtna gene encoding vitronectin a → MTHKRQLIFFNSIVSSSESCMDRCENGFDSQRKCQCDSMCKYYKSCCSDFEAVCGMMTRGDTFVFAEDDDDEPFEGTTPPSSPAISHQLKPTQEPTLDLGHRLQLHAETTLEMTIPPQRMDTIIRKIPNLQTAPISKTVPSPQEAPSSTKPPQTDATAQATTVPITGGTTEAPDPDAVACSGRPFDSFMQQKNGSIYAFRGEYFFELDQKSVLPGYPKLIRDVWGISGPIDAAFTRVNCQGKTYIFKGNKYWRFDNGVLDEDYPRDISVGFDKIPDHVDAAFALPAPGHNGKEKVYFFKGDQYYTYEFLHQPSHEECITMSERSPSTLFRRYTDVYYNNYELFLSELFSGLPQHHDKHHFIDKDWRGLKSPVDAVMTGRMYVPPWRSTQRRNDYWPDQRWGQQQGQQWNQQYGQQWGRRRQSRSPFWGSMAERGMNMGQEFAERGMEMGLRLAEKRMEIEERLGRAWDRRWDQDWDQDRRRDSYGQNNRGNYDSRGDRSYWEPIHRDLPIQSVYFFKGDKYYRVDLRTKRVDPAVPPYPRSIAKYWLGCSDTTGAEK, encoded by the exons ATGACACACAAGAGGCAATTGATTTTCTTTAACTCTATTGTGTCCTCTTCAGAGTCTTGTATGGATCGCTGTGAGAATGGCTTTGATTCTCAGAGGAAGTGCCAGTGTGACTCGATGTGCAAGTATTAcaagagctgctgctctgactttGAGGCCGTCTGTGGTATGATGA CTCGTGGAGACacgtttgtgtttgcagaggaTGACGACGATGAGCCGTTTGAAGGCACCACTCCGCCTTCTTCTCCAGCCATCAGCCATCAGCTGAAGCCCACACAGGAGCCCACCTTAGACCTCGGccacagactgcagctgcaTGCTGAAACCACACTGGAAATGACTATACCCCCTCAACGGATGGACACCATAATTCGGAAAATCCCTAATCTGCAGACAGCACCCATTTCAAAGACAGTCCCATCTCCACAGGAGGCCCCCAGCTCAACTAAGCCCCCTCAGACTGATGCAACAGCCCAGGCGACCACTGTTCCCATCACAGGAGGCACCACTGAAGCCCCCGACCCAGACGCCGTGGCCTGCAGCGGGAGGCCTTTTGACTCCTTCATGCAACAAAAAAATGGCTCCATATATGCCTTCAGAG GAGAGTACTTTTTTGAACTGGACCAGAAGTCAGTTCTTCCTGGTTATCCAAAGCTCATCAGGGACGTGTGGGGCATCAGTGGGCCTATTGATGCTGCCTTCACCCGCGTCAACTGTCAGGGGAAGACTTACATCTTCAAG GGAAACAAGTACTGGAGGTTTGATAACGGCGTGCTGGATGAAGACTACCCTCGAGATATCAGCGTGGGCTTTGACAAAATTCCTGATCACGTGGACGCAGCGTTTGCTCTGCCTGCTCCTGGTCACAACGGGAAAGAGAAGGTCTATTTTTTCAAAG GCGATCAGTATTACACATATGAGTTTTTGCACCAGCCATCCCACGAGGAGTGTATCACCATGTCTGAGAGGTCTCCGTCCACACTGTTCAGGCGCTACACTGACGTATACTACAACAACTATGAACTTTTTCTCAGCGAGCTCTTCTCTGGCT TGCCTCAGCATCATGACAAACACCACTTCATTGACAAGGACTGGAGGGGCCTCAAGTCTCCGGTGGATGCGGTCATGACAGGCAGAATGTACGTCCCTCCCTGGAGGTCCACACAACGCCGCAACGACTACTGGCCTGACCAGCGGTGGGGTCAACAGCAAGGCCAGCAGTGGAACCAGCAGTATGGACAGCAGTGGGGTCGTAGGAGGCAAAGCCGGTCACCCTTCTGGGGGTCCATGGCCGAGCGGGGGATGAACATGGGCCAGGAGTTTGCAGAAAGGGGGATGGAAATGGGTCTGAGGCTGGCAGAGAAGAGGATGGAAATAGAGGAGAGGCTTGGACGAGCCTGGGACAGACGGTGGGATCAAGACTGGGACCAGGACAGACGGAGAGATAGCTATGGCCAGAACAACAGAGGCAACTATGACTCCAGGGGTGACAGGTCGTACTGGGAGCCCATCCACAGGGATCTGCCCATCCAGAGCGTCTACTTCTTTAAAGGAG ATAAATACTACAGAGTGGACCTCAGGACCAAGAGAGTCGACCCTGCCGTGCCTCCATATCCCAGATCCATCGCCAAGTACTGGCTCGGCTGTTCAGACACCACCGGGGCAGAGAAGTAg
- the sarm1 gene encoding NAD(+) hydrolase SARM1, whose product MLISLTLFLWRLYRHFSIMFSSDRLTVPDYVSRLQRGRSGSSSDPRAVSPGISADVQAVLDTSLPALRCAIRRLKTGSENSDSDMTRQAIAEIFQLVEEAWVMPTVGRQVAEDICNRIRLDGGLKLLLQLQQASALDITYESAKLLEQILISENRDYVARMGLGVVLNLTRHQEDAQLARSVSGILEHMFKHNEETSIHLISNGALDTLLFWCRGTDPTVLRHCAVALANCAMYGGHRCQRWMIEKQAAEWLFPLAFSKEDELIRFHACLAVTVLAANREIEKEVVKSGTLELVEPLIASLDPDEFARSLSDSADCMQGKTASDLQQLMPLLDGTRLEGKCIAAFYLCVETSIKSRQRNTKIFQEIGAVQSLKRIVMYSSNGTASSLAKRALSMMGEEVPKRILSSVPNWKTCEVQTWLQQVGFSAYCERFQELQVDGDLLLNITDQELSADLGMTAGLTRKRFLRDLRVLKTYANYATCDPNNMADWLVEVDPRFRQYTYGLVQSGVDRNSIQNVTDQQLQHDCRIENGVHRAKILSLCRRPLKPSHTDAQPAGPDVFISYRRTTGSQLASLLKVHLQVRGFSVFIDVEKLEAGKFEDKLVQSVQRARNFILVLSANALDKCMGDTAMKDWVHREIVTALAGKKNIVPVTDNFMWPEPASLPEDMRPILNFNGIKWSHEYQEATMEKILRFLKGQRDQMDGPAASKGQKKKE is encoded by the exons ATGCTCATCTCTCTGACGCTTTTCCTGTGGAGGCTGTATCGACATTTCTCCATCATGTTCAGCTCAGACAGGCTCACAGTCCCGGATTatgtcagcaggctgcagagagggaggagcggCTCCAGCTCCGATCCCAGAGCGGTCTCCCCGGGCATCAGTGCCGACGTCCAGGCGGTTTTGGACACCTCACTCCCCGCCCTGCGCTGCGCCATCAGGAGGCTGAAGACAGGTAGTGAAAACTCTGATTCAGATATGACGCGTCAGGCCATCGCGGAGATCTtccagctggtggaggaggccTGGGTCATGCCCACTGTCGGCCGTCAGGTGGCCGAGGACATCTGCAACAGGATCCGGCTGGATGGaggcctgaagctgctgctgcagcttcagcaggcaTCTGCCTTGGATATCACCTATGAGTCTgcaaagctgctggagcagataCTGATCTCAGAAAACAG AGATTATGTAGCACGAATGGGTCTGGGGGTCGTTCTCAACCTGACTCGACATCAGGAAGACGCACAGCTGGCTCGTAGCGTCTCGGGGATCCTGGAGCACATGTTCAAACACAATGAGGAGACGTCCATCCACCTCATCTCTAACGGTGCCCTGGATACCCTCCTCTTTTGGTGCCGGGGTACAGACCCCACAgtgctgcgccactgtgccgTGGCCCTGGCGAACTGTGCCATGTACGGAGGCCACCGCTGTCAGCGATGGATGATCGAGAAGCAGGCGGCCGAGTGGCTGTTCCCGCTGGCTTTTTCCAAAGAGGATGAACTCATCCGCTTCCACGCATGTCTGGCTGTGACTGTGTTAGCTGCGAACCGAGAAATTGAGAAAGAGGTGGTGAAATCTGGGACCTTGGAGCTGGTGGAGCCATTAATTGCATCCTTGGATCCAGATGAGTTTGCCCGCAGTTTATCGGACAGCGCAGACTGCATGCAGGGCAAGACGGCATCTGACCTGCAGCAACTTATGCCATTACTGGATGGCACAAGACTGGAAGGAAAGTGCATCGCAGCATTTTACCTGTGCGTTGAGACAAGCATCAAGTCTCGTCAGCGCAACACCAAG ATATTTCAAGAGATCGGAGCAGTGCAGAGCCTAAAAAGAATCGTCATGTACTCCAGTAATGGCACAGCCTCCAGCCTCGCCAAGCGGGCGCTGAGCATGATGGGGGAGGAAGTGCCGAAACGTATCCTGTCATCTGTGCCCAACTGGAAAACCTGTGAAGTGCAGACCTGGCTGCAGCAGGTTGGCTTTAGTGCCTATTGTGAGCGTTTCCAG GAGCTCCAGGTGGATGGAGACCTCCTGCTGAACATCACAGACCAGGAGCTGAGTGCTGATCTGGGCATGACTGCAGGCCTCACTCGCAAGAG GTTTCTGAGAGACTTGCGTGTGTTGAAGACTTATGCCAACTACGCCACATGTGACCCAAACAATATGGCCGACTGGTTGGTTGAGGTGGACCCTCGCTTCCGTCAGTACACCTACGGCCTGGTCCAATCAGGAGTGGATCGAAACAGTATCCAGAACGTGACcgatcagcagctccagcacgACTGCCGCATAGAAAATGGAGTCCACAGAGCCAAGATACTGTCTTTATGCCGCAGGCCCTTAAAACCGTCCCACACAGACGCCCAGCCAGCAGGGCCCGATGTGTTCATCAGCTACCGTCGGACTACCGGCTCCCAGCTGGCCAG CCTTCTGAAGGTGCACCTGCAGGTCCGAGGTTTCAGCGTCTTCATAGATGTGGAGAAGCTGGAGGCCGGTAAATTTGAGGACAAGCTGGTTCAGAGCGTACAGAGGGCACGCAACTTCATCCTGGTCCTGTCCGCAAATGCGCTCGACAAGTGCATGGGCGACACTGCCATGAAGGATTGGGTGCATAGG GAGATAGTCACAGCCCTGGCAGGAAAGAAGAACATTGTCCCTGTCACAGATAACTTCATGTGGCCCGAACCCGCGTCTCTGCCGGAGGACATGAGACCGATTCTCAACTTCAACGGCATCAA ATGGTCTCATGAATATCAGGAGGCCACGATGGAGAAGATCCTACGCTTTCTGAAAGGCCAACGAGACCAAATGGACGGCCCGGCAGCCtcaaaaggacagaaaaagaaagaatga
- the scarf1 gene encoding scavenger receptor class F member 1, producing the protein MKLLLRALTALLCCSLSSSHTLDPAGKNVCRNIRDPSVLVCCTGWQQEGKECTIPVCEGEQACLKDEICVYPGVCRCPPGYYGAHCKTRCPPEFWAPDCRQVCPCHPHGRCHPVTGECTCNTNRWGPLCQYTCKCARHGYCHPVHGNCTCDEGWWTPTCSKPCQCVSGGSVGPSCDQLTGRCQCLRGHWGLKCPVSCNCYLSPCNQRTGVCDCEAGWWGPSCDRRCNCDLTHSSCNPANGQCLCHAGYQGHFCNQPCEVGKYGSSCKMSCGFCKDNQVCSATDGACDACEPGWNGTQCDRPCPSGYYGDSCQKKCPRCRSNEPCDPKSGTCWRCDPGWTGPRCEEACSNRTFGDACSFLCSPCFHGNCHHVTGRCVCQPGFQGESCNSSCPALQFGVNCSSACDCGEGVQCNPVTGVCPNSIRGSILAGVLVPLFLLLLAVLCCCFCCGGGPVDGKDRATVADGGLSVRMKYHVYSVLANIGAALPCISNWSSGLPRVTVSHHDPELTFNHSFIEPPSSGWVTEGSSFDSDEEEGEALYCVPPREDIPAVAGGEFQEMSSKCNMFLDPSGFSSEDITSPFNIPRTSSIAKSKRPSVSFAEGTRFSPKERRGSAQDPAALPGHPRNKPKSPWGVLMLSALQSQGGAARTGEEDGAEGEEREDEVDVQATDNQETSCEIGDQEVDRTPSQATLQVPGTSGRRRTMSNTAAQKGTQLPTSASDTQVSDKVTTVYVTVGKAGRPVSKTESSSEGPVQAMLRRLGSLQRQREQESSRPKPKAAEGITKPPRKKLGARASVWEQGGPSGGEVGVCKPIRRKHASLNSPDTGGAPDTPSSESSTPKRPLSSILKSVPEVASADSGSNLRADGDTRQGGDPSAGRTESNYLTVGPAGDTASLTEVIANEGAEPCYENIMIKHS; encoded by the exons ATGAAGCTTCTCCTCAGAgctctcactgctctgctctgctgctcgcTGTCCTCATCTCACACACTGGATCCTGCTGGGAAGAACGTCTGCCGCAACATCAG GGACCCCTCCGTCCTGGTCTGTTGCACTGGATGGCAACAAGAGGGAAAGGAGTGCACCATAC ctgtgtgtgagggtgaaCAGGCCTGCCTTAAGGATGAGATCTGTGTGTATCCTGGAGTGTGTCGCTGCCCACCTGGATACTATGGAGCACACTGTAAAACAC GCTGTCCTCCTGAGTTCTGGGCTCCAGACTGTCGCCAGGTGTGTCCGTGCCACCCACACGGCCGCTGTCACCCCGTCACTGGTGAGTGCACCTGCAACACCAACCGCTGGGGTCCGCTGTGCCAGTACACCTGCAAGTGCGCCCGGCACGGCTACTGCCACCCCGTCCACGGAAACTGCACCTGCGACGAGGGCTGGTGGACGCCGACCTGCTCCAAGCCATGCCAGTGCGTCAGTGGGGGATCTGTGGGCCCCAGCTGCGACCAGTTAACAGGCCGGTGCCAGTGCCTCAGGGGCCACTGGGGGCTGAAATGTCCCGTCAGCTGCAACTGCTACCTGTCGCCGTGTAATCAGCGCACCGGTGTGTGTGATTGCGAGGCAGGCTGGTGGGGACCCAGCTGTGACCGGCGATGTAACTGTgacctcacacacagcagctgtaacCCGGCCAACGGGCAGTGCCTGTGCCACGCAGGGTACCAGGGACACTTCTGCAACCAGCCCTGTGAAGTCGGGAAGTATGGCAGTAGTTGTAAAATGAG CTGCGGTTTCTGTAAAGACAACCAGGTCTGCTCTGCCACTGATGGTGCCTGTGATGCCTGTGAGCCCGGCTGGAACGGCACACAATGCGACCGCCCGTGCCCGTCTGGTTATTATGGTGACAGCTGCCAGAAGAAGTGTCCACGCTGCAGGAGCAATGAACCATGTGACCCAAAAAGTGGGACATGTTGGAGGTGTGACCCTGGATGGACTGGACCCAG GTGTGAGGAGGCCTGCTCCAACAGGACGTTTGGAGACGCCTGCAGCTTCCTGTGTAGCCcttgtttccatggtaactGCCATCACGTGACAGGAAGATGTGTCTGTCAGCCAGGCTTTCAGGGCGAGAG ctgtaaCAGCAGCTGCCCTGCCCTGCAGTTCGGCGTCAACTGTTCCTCTGCATGTGACTGTGGTGAGGGAGTCCAGTGCAACCCAGTCACTGGTGTCTGCCCCAACA GTATCAGAGGTTCCATATTGGCAGGTGTGCTGGTTCCTTTGTTCCTGTTGCTCCttgctgtgctctgctgctgtttttgttgtggaGGAGGCCCTGTTGATGGCAAAGACAG GGCAACTGTGGCAGATGGAGGCTTGTCAGTTCGCATGAAATATCACGTTTACAGCGTCCTGGCTAACATCGGTGCTGCACTTCCCTGTATCTCTAACTGGTCCTCCGGCCTGCCTCGTGTCACAG tatctcaCCATGACCCAGAGCTGACATTCAACCACAGCTTCATTGAGCCTCCGTCTTCTGGCTGGGTGACCGAGGGGTCATCCTTCGACAgtgacgaggaggagggagaggcacTCTACTGTGTCCCGCCAAGAGAAG ACATCCCAGCAGTGGCGGGTGGTGAGTTCCAGGAGATGAGCTCGAAGTGTAACATGTTCTTAGATCCATCCGGCTTCAGCAGTGAGGACATCACCTCGCCCTTCAACATCCCTCGCACCTCCAGCATCGCCAAATCCAAGCGGCCGTCCGTCTCTTTTGCTGAGGGAACCCGCTTTAGCCCCAAGGAGAGGCGTGGCTCGGCTCAGGACCCCGCCGCTCTCCCTGGACACCCACGCAACAAACCCAAGTCACCCTGGGGGGTTTTGATGCTGTCTGCCCTCCAAAGTCAGGGGGGTGCAGCTAGAACTGGGGAGGAAGATGGAGCtgagggtgaggagagggaagatgaagTGGATGTTCAGGCGACAGACAACCAAGAAACAAGTTGTGAGATAGGGGACCAGGAAGTAGACAGAACCCCATCCCAGGCCACCCTGCAGGTCCCTGGGACCTCAGGACGAAGACGGACTATGTCCAACACAGCTGCTCAAAAGGGGACCCAGCTGCCCACATCTGCCTCAGATACTCAGGTCTCAGATAAGGTCACCACAGTGTACGTGACGGTAGGTAAGGCAGGTAGGCCTGTGTCGAAGACAGAGTCGAGCTCCGAAGGCCCTGTTCAGGCCATGCTACGTCGGCTCGGCAGCCTCCAGAGACAAAGGGAGCAGGAGTCCAGCAGGCCCAAGCCTAAAGCAGCTGAAGGGATCACCAAACCACCCAGGAAGAAACTCGGGGCTCGGGCGAGTGTGTGGGAGCAGGGAGGGCCGTCTGGAGGGGAGGTTGGCGTATGTAAACCAATCAGGAGAAAGCATGCTTCGCTCAACTCCCCTGACACAGGTGGTGCTCCTGACACTCCatcatcagagagcagcactcCAAAAAGGCCACTGTCGTCCATTTTGAAGAGCGTACCGGAGGTGGCTTCAGCTGACTCTGGGTCAAATCTGAGGGCTGATGGAGACACAAGGCAGGGTGGAGACCCCAGTGCAGGAAGGACTGAGAGCAACTACCTGACTGTGGGACCCGCAGGAGACACTGCGAGTCTCACTGAAGTCATCGCCAATGAGGGTGCAGAGCCCTGCTATGAAAACATCATGATTAAACACTCATAA